The proteins below come from a single Necator americanus strain Aroian chromosome V, whole genome shotgun sequence genomic window:
- a CDS encoding hypothetical protein (NECATOR_CHRV.G20104.T2), with product MSLAPIFRPRRDEGLGEHYGGFEPPIDRTGSGTYNTTPAPEHIYHANMKSVSHFLLAVLATRWPWKMSQSSGGGGTFTSVYHAFKEECNRYTQRKRIKIANKMTKMFNMSCNEANAEQLTAENFADLLPEFDTFIFGGDGLLWLRLGIITDVANLVNSLIYDRKRVFILTNDTTLSRESHEKKLLEHRFSRKLTKEHIITPGLLAANYITANGSPDDKGVYLIATGGIQDDIKEQGFSVFGQGPDAFASLKDDEGTMFNIDISVRAKNVCAVVVGLDKHFNFKKLMKATNFLKDPKCLFLATNDNATLSVPNGDIVIPDTGAIADAVKKASGREPLILGKPYSSGYDYIKKKWNIDESRTMVICSTINFDVMFGRNHGMRTLLILNNSHDLNQLEKMRNNHTYDILPHFYATSISAILPANNTNKHS from the exons atgagtctggcaccaatttttcgaccccggagggatgaagggcttggtgagcactacggcggattcgaacctccgatcgatcgtacaggaagcggaacctataacaccacacccgccccagaaCATATATATCATGCTAATATGAAGAgtgtttctcattttctactAGCAGTACTCGCCACAAGGTGGCCTTGGAAGATGAGCCAGTCTTCCGGTGGGGGCGGCACTTTCACGAGTGTCTACCATGCATTCAAAGAAGAGTGCAATCGGTACACTCAACGAAAACGAATTAAAATTGCCAACAAGATG ACAAAAATGTTCAACATGAGCTGCAACGAAGCGAATGCAGAACAACTGACAGCGGAAAACTTTGCGGATCTTCTTCCGGAGTTTGATACGTTTATATTTGGCGGTGACG ggtTACTCTGGCTCCGCCTTGGTATTATCACTGATGTCGCCAACCTTGTAAACTCACTGATCTATGACAGGAAACGAGTCTTCATACTGACCAATGACACTACCCTTTCTCGTGAAAGTCATGagaaaaaacttctagaaCACCGATTCAGTCGGAAATTAACTAAA GAACATATCATAACGCCAGGATTGCTTGCTGCAAATTATATCACTGCCAATGGGTCTCCAGATGACAAAGGTGTATATCTCATTGCAACTGGTGGAATACAAGACGACATCAAAGAACAAG gaTTCAGTGTTTTCGGACAAGGTCCCGACGCTTTTGCATCGTTGAAAGACGACGAGGGAACGATGTTCAACATAGATATCTCAGTTCGG GCAAAAAATGTTTGTGCCGTTGTGGTCGGTCTGGACAAACatttcaacttcaaaaaattgatgaaagcCACAAACTTCTTAAAGGATCCAAAGTGCTTGTTCCTTGCAACCAACGATAATGCAACGCTTTCGGTACCGAACGGAGATATTGTCATTCCAGATACAG GGGCAATAGCTGATGCTGTAAAGAAGGCGTCAGGACGAGAGCCATTAATCCTCGGGAAACCATACAGTTCCGGTTATGATTacataaaaaagaagtggaataTTGATGAAAGTCGAACAATGGTGATATGCAGCAC GATTAACTTCGACGTGATGTTTGGTCGTAATCACGGAATGCGCACTCTTCTCATCCTCAATAATTCTCATGATCTCAATCAACTGGAGAAGATGCGCAACAATCATACATACGATATTCTCCCTCACTTCTATGCTACATCCATATCGGCAATTCTTCCTGCAAACAATACAAACAAACATTCATAA
- a CDS encoding hypothetical protein (NECATOR_CHRV.G20102.T1): protein MSVLCTHVIKRMNFFMRVQKLQHLVRTARNCWRQADEFVHTLSLVYWKGKNLSKRPRKLRRNTTMVGFHEIRIVCGLINFVRAVKQRKS from the exons ATGAGTGTCTTATGTACACATGTGATCAAGCGCATGAATTTTTTCATGCGGGTTCAGAAACTCCAACATTTGGTCAGGacagcaagaaattgttggaGGCAAGCAGATGAA TTCGTCCATACTTTGAGCCTTGTTtattggaaaggaaaaaatttatcGAAACGGCCAAGAAAATTGCGTCGAAACACAACTATGGTTGGATTTCACGAGATTCGGATTGTTTGTGGACTGATCAACTTCGTTCGTGCAGTCAAGCAgcgaaaatcttga
- a CDS encoding hypothetical protein (NECATOR_CHRV.G20104.T1) produces MSQSSGGGGTFTSVYHAFKEECNRYTQRKRIKIANKMTKMFNMSCNEANAEQLTAENFADLLPEFDTFIFGGDGLLWLRLGIITDVANLVNSLIYDRKRVFILTNDTTLSRESHEKKLLEHRFSRKLTKEHIITPGLLAANYITANGSPDDKGVYLIATGGIQDDIKEQGFSVFGQGPDAFASLKDDEGTMFNIDISVRAKNVCAVVVGLDKHFNFKKLMKATNFLKDPKCLFLATNDNATLSVPNGDIVIPDTGAIADAVKKASGREPLILGKPYSSGYDYIKKKWNIDESRTMVICSTINFDVMFGRNHGMRTLLILNNSHDLNQLEKMRNNHTYDILPHFYATSISAILPANNTNKHS; encoded by the exons ATGAGCCAGTCTTCCGGTGGGGGCGGCACTTTCACGAGTGTCTACCATGCATTCAAAGAAGAGTGCAATCGGTACACTCAACGAAAACGAATTAAAATTGCCAACAAGATG ACAAAAATGTTCAACATGAGCTGCAACGAAGCGAATGCAGAACAACTGACAGCGGAAAACTTTGCGGATCTTCTTCCGGAGTTTGATACGTTTATATTTGGCGGTGACG ggtTACTCTGGCTCCGCCTTGGTATTATCACTGATGTCGCCAACCTTGTAAACTCACTGATCTATGACAGGAAACGAGTCTTCATACTGACCAATGACACTACCCTTTCTCGTGAAAGTCATGagaaaaaacttctagaaCACCGATTCAGTCGGAAATTAACTAAA GAACATATCATAACGCCAGGATTGCTTGCTGCAAATTATATCACTGCCAATGGGTCTCCAGATGACAAAGGTGTATATCTCATTGCAACTGGTGGAATACAAGACGACATCAAAGAACAAG gaTTCAGTGTTTTCGGACAAGGTCCCGACGCTTTTGCATCGTTGAAAGACGACGAGGGAACGATGTTCAACATAGATATCTCAGTTCGG GCAAAAAATGTTTGTGCCGTTGTGGTCGGTCTGGACAAACatttcaacttcaaaaaattgatgaaagcCACAAACTTCTTAAAGGATCCAAAGTGCTTGTTCCTTGCAACCAACGATAATGCAACGCTTTCGGTACCGAACGGAGATATTGTCATTCCAGATACAG GGGCAATAGCTGATGCTGTAAAGAAGGCGTCAGGACGAGAGCCATTAATCCTCGGGAAACCATACAGTTCCGGTTATGATTacataaaaaagaagtggaataTTGATGAAAGTCGAACAATGGTGATATGCAGCAC GATTAACTTCGACGTGATGTTTGGTCGTAATCACGGAATGCGCACTCTTCTCATCCTCAATAATTCTCATGATCTCAATCAACTGGAGAAGATGCGCAACAATCATACATACGATATTCTCCCTCACTTCTATGCTACATCCATATCGGCAATTCTTCCTGCAAACAATACAAACAAACATTCATAA
- a CDS encoding hypothetical protein (NECATOR_CHRV.G20103.T1) has translation MPPVADSKIDANVIEQVRSQVADILHPRYNTEFNFLRWLQSYDFNVSKTVHNLRKHLKWRKERHLDEDARGLQSSAITAEFAPLSVVGWNRREGGDRLIVVEQSGRVDIGGVMKSIQPTEYLHQLYRNFENLLTMVMEMEAKLGTQCSVLYIFDLDGLSFDPSLLGVLNGPFRVSWQSLGIHYRELIDRFVVINTPSYINVLWTALSTFVPEQSKSRIVITGKNWREELLEMADADCLPERFGGKIPDEIALKDPQPVPKDLYWRPKPDYPSVASMHRVSTPAGKTRTLTYYVEAGTELNLYSHNESDFTFGIYYSEKEAAPEDEHETLLPATQKCALPAVDLYNLDATRTGYYHLRITNDAAWLFSSTYKIIVHEKSGKEIEALNQKEKWIKQGSKSK, from the exons ATGCCACCTGTTGCTGACAGCAAAATTGACGCAAATGTCATCGAACAG GTGCGTTCCCAAGTGGCAGACATCCTCCACCCTCGTTACAACACAGAGTTTAACTTCCTTCGTTGGCTACAGTCATACGATTTCAATGTATCGAAGACAGTTCACAATCTTCGTAAACATTTGAAATGGCGGAAAGAGCGGCACCTGGATGAAGATGCTCGTGGTCTTCAAAGTTCAGCA ATCACCGCCGAATTTGCCCCTCTCTCTGTGGTTGGATGGAATCGTCGCGAAGGCGGTGACCGTCTTATAGTGGTTGAACAGAGCG GACGAGTTGACATCGGCGGTGTGATGAAATCGATACAGCCAACAGAGTACTTGCACCAGCTGTACAGAAATTTCGAGAATCTTCTCACAATGGTTATGGAG ATGGAAGCAAAATTGGGCACACAGTGTTCTGTGCTGTACATTTTTGATCTGGATGGCTTGAGTTTTGATCCGTCACTTCTCGGAGTCCTTAACG GTCCATTCCGCGTATCCTGGCAAAGCCTCGGCATACACTATAGGGAATTGATCGATCGATTTGTTGTGATCAACACTCCAAGCTACATCAATGTGCTATG GACTGCACTTTCAACTTTTGTCCCGGAACAATCGAAGAGTCGAATTGTTATCACTGGTAAAAATTGGCGAGAGGAACTGCTTGAAATGGCCGACGCAGATTGCCTCCCGGAACGATTTGGAGGAAAAATTCCCGACGAAATAGCGCTGAA AGATCCTCAGCCAGTGCCGAAGGACCTTTATTGGCGGCCGAAACCGGATTATCCAAGCGTTGCATCGATGCATCGTGTCTCGACGCCAGCAG gaaaaacgCGAACGTTGACCTACTACGTCGAAGCTGGAACGGAGCTGAATCTGTACTCACATAATGAGTCGGACTTCACATTTGGAATCtattattcagaaaaagag gcagcACCAGAAGACGAACACGAAACTCTGTTACCAGCGACTCAAAAATGTGCCCTCCCTGCCGTTGATCTCTATAACTTGGACGCTACGCGCACCGGTTACTATCACTTGAG gataacAAACGATGCCGCGTGGCTGTTCTCCTCCACGTACAAAATAATTGTCCATGAGAAGTCTGGCAAGGAAATTGAAGCATtgaaccagaaagaaaaatggatcaaGCAGGGATCTAAGTCAAAATAG
- a CDS encoding hypothetical protein (NECATOR_CHRV.G20102.T2) codes for MRVQKLQHLVRTARNCWRQADEFVHTLSLVYWKGKNLSKRPRKLRRNTTMVGFHEIRIVCGLINFVRAVKQRKS; via the exons ATGCGGGTTCAGAAACTCCAACATTTGGTCAGGacagcaagaaattgttggaGGCAAGCAGATGAA TTCGTCCATACTTTGAGCCTTGTTtattggaaaggaaaaaatttatcGAAACGGCCAAGAAAATTGCGTCGAAACACAACTATGGTTGGATTTCACGAGATTCGGATTGTTTGTGGACTGATCAACTTCGTTCGTGCAGTCAAGCAgcgaaaatcttga
- a CDS encoding hypothetical protein (NECATOR_CHRV.G20105.T1): MKILDSTAISNRLLSPPNFNRQDSFSEHPTKPLTPERFQDILPEIDTFIFDADGVLWLGEDAIPGSPRLIDYLIKKDKQVIVLTNNATKSRAVYAKKLARLGFNKKLDKDSLVNPAAVVADTLYRAGLSNGRKKVYLIGAQGVRDEMDDLGVQYFGHGPEPQDNSDGSAFMFDIELEEEPSNVGAVVVGYEKHFNYHKLMKAANYLQQPHCLFVATNEDETCPGPNPHIITPDAGPLVAAVRCASGREPITVGKPNTPAFDFIRRRWNIDPERTMMVGDRTNTDVKFGRDHGLKTLLVLSGCHQLEDVMDNRMNDRFDMVPDYYTTCIGALVVPRGQA; this comes from the exons ATGAAGATCCTTGATTCTACCGCAATCTCCAACAGGCTACTCAGCCCACCCAATTTCAACCGACAGGACTCCTTCTCGGAACATCCCACCAAGCCGTTGACCCCTGAGCGGTTCCAGGATATCCTTCCTGAAATAGACACTTTCATCTTCGACGCCGATG GAGTGCTTTGGCTTGGTGAGGATGCGATCCCTGGTTCACCTCGGCTTATTGATTATCTCATAAAGAAGGATAAGCAAGTGATTGTCTTAACGAATAACGCCACAAAGTCGCGAGCTGTGTACGCCAAGAAACTTGCCAGACTTGGGTTCAACAAGAAATTGGACAAG GACTCTCTTGTGAATCCTGCAGCCGTAGTAGCAGACACTCTCTACAGAGCCGGTTTATCGAATGGTCGAAAGAAGGTCTACCTGATAGGCGCTCAAGGAGTACGGGATGAAATGGATGATCTCG GTGTCCAGTATTTTGGACACGGTCCAGAGCCGCAAGACAATTCAGATGGAAGTGCTTTTATGTTCGATATCGAACTGGAGGAGGAG cCTTCAAATGTCGGAGCCGTCGTTGTTGGTTACGAAAAACACTTCAACTATCACAAACTGATGAAAGCAGCCAATTATCTCCAACAGCCTCACTGTCTTTTCGTGGCTACAAACGAGGACGAGACATGTCCAGGCCCCAACCCCCATATTATAACTCCTGATGCTG GACCACTCGTGGCAGCTGTTCGTTGTGCTTCTGGTCGGGAGCCAATCACAGTCGGGAAACCGAACACACCTGCATTCGACTTTATCCGACGAAGGTGGAACATTGATCCTGAACGAACTATGATGGTCGGGGATCGGACGAACACTGATGTGAAGTTTGGTCGTGATCACGGACTAAAGACACTCCTAGTACTGTCCGGTTGTCATCAACTCGAGGATGTCATGGATAATCGCATGAATGATCGTTTCGATATGGTTCCTGATTACTATACCACGTGTATAGGAGCCCTTGTTGTTCCACGAGGACAAGCTTAA